In one window of Bos taurus isolate L1 Dominette 01449 registration number 42190680 breed Hereford chromosome 4, ARS-UCD2.0, whole genome shotgun sequence DNA:
- the RARRES2 gene encoding retinoic acid receptor responder protein 2 isoform X1, translated as MGPGDGGEAMWQLLLPLALGLGTMGLGRAELTTAQHRGLQVALEEFHKHPPVLWAFQVTSVDNAADTLFPAGQFVRLEFKLQQTSCRKKDWRKEDCKVKPNGRKRKCLACIKLDSKDQVLGRMVHCPIQTQVQRELDDAQDAQCSRVERAGEDPHSYYLPGQFAFIKALSP; from the exons ATG GGTCCAGGAGACGGAGGTGAAGCCATGTGGCAGCTACTGCTCCCCCTGGCCCTGGGGCTGGGCACCATGGGCTTGGGCAGGGCGGAGCTCACGACGGCCCAGCACCGGGGCCTGCAGGTGGCCCTGGAGGAGTTCCACAAGCATCCACCCGTGCTGTGGGCCTTCCAGGTGACCAGCGTGGACAATGCGGCAGACACG CTCTTCCCGGCTGGGCAGTTTGTGAGGCTGGAGTTCAAGCTCCAGCAGACGAGCTGTCGGAAGAAAGACTGGAGGAAAGAAGACTGCAAAGTCAAGCCCAACGGG AGAAAGCGGAAATGCCTGGCCTGCATCAAGCTGGACTCAAAAGATCAAGTCCTGGGCCGGATGGTGCACTGTCCCATACAGACTCAGGTTCAACGG GAGCTGGACGACGCCCAGGACGCCCAGTGCAGCAGGGTGGAGCGCGCCGGCGAGGACCCCCACAGCTACTACCTCCCCGGACAGTTTGCCTTCATCAAAGCCTTGTCCCCCTGA
- the RARRES2 gene encoding retinoic acid receptor responder protein 2 isoform X2 codes for MWQLLLPLALGLGTMGLGRAELTTAQHRGLQVALEEFHKHPPVLWAFQVTSVDNAADTLFPAGQFVRLEFKLQQTSCRKKDWRKEDCKVKPNGRKRKCLACIKLDSKDQVLGRMVHCPIQTQVQRELDDAQDAQCSRVERAGEDPHSYYLPGQFAFIKALSP; via the exons ATGTGGCAGCTACTGCTCCCCCTGGCCCTGGGGCTGGGCACCATGGGCTTGGGCAGGGCGGAGCTCACGACGGCCCAGCACCGGGGCCTGCAGGTGGCCCTGGAGGAGTTCCACAAGCATCCACCCGTGCTGTGGGCCTTCCAGGTGACCAGCGTGGACAATGCGGCAGACACG CTCTTCCCGGCTGGGCAGTTTGTGAGGCTGGAGTTCAAGCTCCAGCAGACGAGCTGTCGGAAGAAAGACTGGAGGAAAGAAGACTGCAAAGTCAAGCCCAACGGG AGAAAGCGGAAATGCCTGGCCTGCATCAAGCTGGACTCAAAAGATCAAGTCCTGGGCCGGATGGTGCACTGTCCCATACAGACTCAGGTTCAACGG GAGCTGGACGACGCCCAGGACGCCCAGTGCAGCAGGGTGGAGCGCGCCGGCGAGGACCCCCACAGCTACTACCTCCCCGGACAGTTTGCCTTCATCAAAGCCTTGTCCCCCTGA
- the LRRC61 gene encoding leucine-rich repeat-containing protein 61 isoform X1: MEPRGEKSGEADGVRVTPQLLKARSGEFALESILLLKLRGLGLVGLGCLGDCLGLEWLDLSGNALTQLGPLASLRQLAVLNVADNRLTGLEPLAACENLQCLNAAGNLLAGPAQLQCLAGLRGLERLRLRDPLARLSNPLCASPCYWASVRELLPGLKVLDGERVSGRGSDFYQLCRDLDSSLSPDPGAPGPRPMEAQPWVEPGYWEALPPRSSSILEEACRQFQDTLQECHDLDRQAWDSLAQAMRALSPAGATAASFVF; this comes from the coding sequence ATGGAGCCTCGGGGCGAGAAGTCAGGAGAGGCTGACGGGGTGCGCGTGACGCCCCAGCTGCTCAAGGCGCGCTCGGGCGAGTTTGCCCTGGAGTCCATCCTGCTGCTCAAGCTGCGGGGCCTGGGGCTGGTGGGCCTGGGCTGCCTGGGGGACTGCCTCGGCCTCGAGTGGCTGGACCTGTCGGGTAACGCGCTCACCCAGCTGGGCCCGCTGGCCTCCCTGCGGCAGCTGGCCGTGCTCAACGTGGCTGACAACCGGCTGACGGGCCTGGAGCCCCTGGCCGCCTGTGAGAACCTGCAGTGTCTCAATGCTGCAGGCAACCTGCTGGCTGGGCCCGCGCAGCTGCAGTGCCTGGCGGGGCTGCGGGGTCTGGAGCGCCTGCGGCTCCGAGACCCGTTGGCGCGGCTCAGCAACCCGCTGTGCGCCAGCCCCTGCTACTGGGCCTCAGTGCGTGAGCTGCTGCCCGGCCTGAAGGTCCTCGACGGCGAGCGTGTGAGTGGGCGCGGCAGCGACTTCTACCAGCTGTGCCGGGACCTCGACAGCTCCTTGAGCCCCGACCCTGGTGCCCCTGGCCCCCGGCCCATGGAGGCCCAGCCTTGGGTGGAGCCTGGCTACTGGGAGGCCTTGCCCCCACGCAGCAGCTCCATCCTGGAGGAGGCCTGCCGCCAGTTCCAGGACACGCTGCAGGAGTGCCACGACCTGGACCGCCAGGCCTGGGACAGCTTGGCCCAGGCCATGCGGGCACTCAGCCCCGCGGGCGCCACTGCCGCCTCCTTCGTCTTCTGA
- the ZBED10 gene encoding LOW QUALITY PROTEIN: putative protein ZBED10P (The sequence of the model RefSeq protein was modified relative to this genomic sequence to represent the inferred CDS: inserted 3 bases in 2 codons; deleted 1 base in 1 codon; substituted 1 base at 1 genomic stop codon) yields MSLPTRGPEEAGGAWGPRADPGPHSGGQAAGPARPVALGPVSPCPGFLERNFHGPLGVRALPARVAGGCNSGRLLEFTRISGWARRGPPCLQATSWSLTDRPVMCPRPFWVAAEEVCAAQAAFRPVPPQLRYPHVSLEXERGHFEERSAWEMGAAVQPAEGLALQLSTDHQLTELFHREXTVPDPCLKGRIETILPEGVDMYHWKQGLVYKVKELMLSEXPVPPSPSLQGPKAGRVEATLSDRGARSPGSEGKGLGEPVQRSRPPSSGSSLLGQSEKSLLERLESVGLLASEWSDASRSTESHLASIIVKKHLRENKTVGAQEDPLAY; encoded by the exons ATGTCACTGCCCACCAGGGGGCCCGAGGAGGCAGGCGGTGCTTGGGGTCCGCGGGCTGACCCTGGGCCGCACTCCGGAGGACAGGCTGCGGGGCCAGCTCGGCCTGTGGCTCTCGGACCCGTCTCCCCGTGCCCAGGCTTCCTGGAAAGAAACTTCCACGGACCACTGGGTGTCCGTGCACTGCCGGCCAGAGTGGCTGGTGGGTGCAACAGCGGCCGCCTGCTCGAGTTTACGAGAATTAGCGGCTGGGCAAGGCGGGGGCCGCCCTGTCTCCAGGCCACCTCCTGGAGCCTGACTGACAGACCAGTCATGTGCCCACGACCCTTCTGGGTGGCAGCTGAGGAGGTGTGCGCCGCCCAGGCCGCATTCCGCCCGGTGCCACCCCAGCTGCGCTACCCGCATGTCTCCTTGG TGGAGCGCGGGCACTTCGAGGAGCGGAGTGCCTGGGAGATGGGTGCGGCCGTGCAGCCAGCCGAGGGCCTGGCC CTGCAGCTCTCCACGGACCACCAGCTTACTGAGCTCTTCCACCGAGA GACCGTGCCAGACCCCTGCTTAAAGGGCAGGATCGAGACCATCCTCCCCGAGGGGGTGGACATGTACCACTGGAAGCAGGGTCTTGTGTACAAAGTGAAGGAGCTCATGCTGTCTGAATAGCCCGtgccaccctccccttccctgcaGGGCCCCAAGGCTGGGCGGGTAGAGGCCACCCTGAGCGACAGAGGAGCTAGGAGCCCCGGGTCAGAAGGGAAGGGCCTGGGGGAGCCAGTGCAGAGAAGCCGGCCCCCCTCCTCCGGGTCCTCACTGCTGGGCCAGAGCGAGAAGAGCCTGTTGGAGCGGCTGGAGAGCGTGGGGCTGCTGGCCTCTGAGTGGAGCGATGCCTCCCGCTCCACGGAGAGCCACCTGGCTAGCATCATCGTCAAGAAGCACCTGCGTGAGAACAAGACAGTGGGTGCCCAGGAGGACCCCTTGGCTTACTAG